In the genome of Asterias amurensis chromosome 16, ASM3211899v1, one region contains:
- the LOC139949273 gene encoding NACHT, LRR and PYD domains-containing protein 1-like isoform X1, which translates to MQAFIFYKQPNQLKCVFKTKTIRLLLLLLFLLQIKVGLHMDDIALQDLARQLGQEWPALGVNLGLKWAQIEHSKADNPMHTKSQIMDMLVTWRRGLGPDADPKQLLVRGLDAVDRTDLAWKVATNELFDSKNRTDIRTDFDLKACQAELVDYYLNNLCKVRMHPLIPSLVRDLGSIYTDLQLVRRTHPCMYEQSGSRPTDCSSLEGETNTKETHLSHQSLVSLDCRGRYRVLLTGKTGSGKSTLLKKITHDWSSLTALDVDPSLNSEEGSRVSDSALKQGSPLSKFMLLFTLQLNQMSENPNLVDAIFDQILSRDTKVSKPDLKNYIENHQNKVLFLLDGFEELPPNVLGKTKATDNLKDVLLCRALRHSCIIVTSQHHVANQFFKIYPLFARVETTGLGLRGREEYINKYFKNSQTGAKLISAIRSSVTLSGLSEIPLLLQMICLVWADRNSLPERLTELYDNAVKILLMHHEGKKEDSLPSRSKLPDGLLNRLGRVALEGLLGKDGERLVFPVEDFQQGDAARGCEIGLLVPEDAHRGLDVQSTVAFLHCTFQELCAASYLADLFKTDKKRFIRYVSKLTEFSMINLEYLLRFCCGKSKKAARWILSRAKKLQKQCVVSYKADELQRLRLMFYLEARSKTLISLLSDIVSFPSLGGEHLIAAHYFVQCKRSLPKVTSLSVVCTSPAESRLVMNIVHHTPKLEHLLMWLNGAMDSGEDEGSFPILANLKSMSFRPLASSLPCQCSLVPNFISHQINLSTIFLSDIDMHGKVNVFQTHSSILQCLRLINCYLVFEDIKTLCRVLSDAKDLLVLDLSGNNLSGTLDFFIPIVPRLKELAMAKCGLRDVDNESLVRVLSVPHNLPYLKLSQNTMHGLLDTVTSNAPGVQVLQL; encoded by the exons ATGCAAGCTTTTATCTTTTATAAGCAGccaaatcaattaaaatgtgttttcaaaaccaaaaccattcgtttattattattattattatttttgttacaaaTAAAGGTTGGACTCCATATGGACGACATCGCCCTTCAGGACTTGGCCCGTCAGTTAGGTCAGGAATGGCCGGCACTTGGCGTCAATCTGGGCTTAAAGTGGGCACAAATCGAGCACAGTAAGGCTGACAACCCAATGCATACGAAGAGCCAGATCATGGACATGCTTGTTACGTGGCGACGGGGGTTAGGACCAGACGCAGATCCTAAACAACTTCTGGTCAGAGGTTTGGATGCAGTTGACCGCACTGACCTGGCATGGAAAGTTGCGACAAATGAATTGTTTG ACTCAAAGAATCGTACAGATATCCGGACGGATTTCGACCTGAAGGCATGCCAAGCGGAACTGGTAGACTATTACTTGAACAACCTCTGCAAGGTTCGCATGCATCCATTAATCCCGTCGTTGGTTCGAGACTTGGGAAGTATATACACAGATTTGCAATTGGTCAGAAGAACACACCCGTGTATGTACGAACAGTCTGGAAGTAGGCCTACAGACTGCTCTTCACTTGAGGGCGAAACAAACACGAAGGAGACCCATCTAAGTCATCAGAGTTTAGTCTCACTCGATTGCCGTGGGAGGTACAGAGTTCTTCTGACAGGTAAAACCGGATCAGGCAAATCAACCCTTCTGAAAAAGATAACGCACGACTGGAGTAGCTTGACAGCACTTGATGTCGACCCTTCACTGAACTCAGAAGAGGGAAGCCGTGTATCTGATTCCGCTCTCAAACAAGGTTCACCGTTGTCGAAGTTCATGCTTCTGTTCACACTTCAGCTGAATCAGATGAGTGAGAATCCTAACCTAGTCGACGCAATCTTCGACCAGATTCTATCGCGTGACACCAAGGTTTCGAAACCTGATTTGAAAAACTACATCGAGAATCACCAGAATAAAGTGCTCTTTCTATTAGATGGTTTCGAAGAGCTTCCACCCAATGTTCTGGGTAAGACCAAAGCTACCGACAACTTGAAAGATGTACTTCTGTGTCGGGCACTGCGACATTCTTGCATTATCGTAACAAGCCAACATCACGTCGCAAACCAGTTCTTTAAAATATACCCCCTCTTCGCAAGAGTTGAAACAACCGGTCTTGGATTACGGGGGAGGGAAGAGTACATCAACAAGTACTTTAAGAACAGTCAGACCGGTGCGAAGCTTATCTCTGCAATACGTTCTTCTGTAACTCTTTCGGGTTTAAGTGAAATCCCACTCCTGCTACAGATGATTTGCCTGGTCTGGGCAGACAGGAATTCACTGCCTGAGAGATTAACGGAGCTGTATGACAACGCAGTGAAAATCCTCCTCATGCACCACGAGGGTAAGAAGGAGGACTCTCTGCCCAGTAGGAGTAAACTACCTGATGGACTACTGAATAGATTGGGACGTGTAGCTTTAGAAGGACTACTTGGCAAGGACGGAGAAAGACTTGTCTTTCCCGTTGAAGACTTTCAGCAAGGAGATGCAGCCAGAGGATGTGAGATTGGCCTGCTGGTGCCAGAAGATGCACATAGGGGATTGGATGTTCAGTCCACAGTAGCCTTCTTACATTGCACCTTTCAAGAGCTGTGTGCTGCTTCGTACTTGGCAGATCTTTTCAAAACAGACAAAAAACGTTTTATCAGATACGTTTCCAAGCTCACCGAATTTTCGATGATCAACCTGGAGTATCTTCTTCGTTTTTGTTGTGGCAAGAGCAAGAAAGCTGCACGGTGGATACTCTCACGCGCGAAGAAGCTCCAAAAGCAGTGTGTCGTCTCGTACAAAGCAGATGAACTTCAGCGTCTGAGATTGATGTTTTACTTAGAGGCAAGGTCTAAGACATTGATAAGCCTCCTTTCAGACATTGTTTCATTTCCCAGCTTGGGAGGTGAACACCTCATTGCAGCTCACTATTTTGTCCAATGTAAGCGATCCCTTCCGAAAGTTACAAGCCTAAGTGTCGTGTGCACATCACCGGCAGAGTCTAGACTCGTAATGAACATTGTACACCATACACCGAAATTGGAGCACCTGTTGATGTGGCTCAATGGAGCAATGGACTCGGGTGAAGATGAAGGTTCGTTTCCAATACTGGCAAATCTAAAGAGTATGTCATTCCGACCCCTTGCATCGTCTCTTCCCTGTCAATGCTCATTGGTACCCAACTTCATCTCTCACCAGATCAACCTGTCCACAATATTTTTATCAGACATTGATATGCACGGCAAGGTAAATGTCTTCCAAACACATAGCAGTATCCTCCAGTGTCTGCGCTTGATAAACTGTTACCTGGTGTTCGAGGACATCAAGACTCTGTGCCGTGTCCTCTCTGATGCAAAGGACCTCCTTGTCCTAGATCTGAGTGGTAACAATTTGAGCGGGACCCTTGATTTCTTTATTCCGATTGTGCCACGCTTGAAGGAGCTCGCCATGGCCAAGTGCGGTCTTCGGGACGTGGACAACGAATCACTAGTTCGTGTACTTTCAGTACCACACAATCTCCCATACTTAAAACTGAGTCAGAACACTATGCATGGATTGCTAGACACTGTGACTTCAAATGCTCCTGGCGTGCAGGTACTTCAACTATAG
- the LOC139949273 gene encoding NACHT, LRR and PYD domains-containing protein 1-like isoform X2 has product MDDIALQDLARQLGQEWPALGVNLGLKWAQIEHSKADNPMHTKSQIMDMLVTWRRGLGPDADPKQLLVRGLDAVDRTDLAWKVATNELFDSKNRTDIRTDFDLKACQAELVDYYLNNLCKVRMHPLIPSLVRDLGSIYTDLQLVRRTHPCMYEQSGSRPTDCSSLEGETNTKETHLSHQSLVSLDCRGRYRVLLTGKTGSGKSTLLKKITHDWSSLTALDVDPSLNSEEGSRVSDSALKQGSPLSKFMLLFTLQLNQMSENPNLVDAIFDQILSRDTKVSKPDLKNYIENHQNKVLFLLDGFEELPPNVLGKTKATDNLKDVLLCRALRHSCIIVTSQHHVANQFFKIYPLFARVETTGLGLRGREEYINKYFKNSQTGAKLISAIRSSVTLSGLSEIPLLLQMICLVWADRNSLPERLTELYDNAVKILLMHHEGKKEDSLPSRSKLPDGLLNRLGRVALEGLLGKDGERLVFPVEDFQQGDAARGCEIGLLVPEDAHRGLDVQSTVAFLHCTFQELCAASYLADLFKTDKKRFIRYVSKLTEFSMINLEYLLRFCCGKSKKAARWILSRAKKLQKQCVVSYKADELQRLRLMFYLEARSKTLISLLSDIVSFPSLGGEHLIAAHYFVQCKRSLPKVTSLSVVCTSPAESRLVMNIVHHTPKLEHLLMWLNGAMDSGEDEGSFPILANLKSMSFRPLASSLPCQCSLVPNFISHQINLSTIFLSDIDMHGKVNVFQTHSSILQCLRLINCYLVFEDIKTLCRVLSDAKDLLVLDLSGNNLSGTLDFFIPIVPRLKELAMAKCGLRDVDNESLVRVLSVPHNLPYLKLSQNTMHGLLDTVTSNAPGVQVLQL; this is encoded by the exons ATGGACGACATCGCCCTTCAGGACTTGGCCCGTCAGTTAGGTCAGGAATGGCCGGCACTTGGCGTCAATCTGGGCTTAAAGTGGGCACAAATCGAGCACAGTAAGGCTGACAACCCAATGCATACGAAGAGCCAGATCATGGACATGCTTGTTACGTGGCGACGGGGGTTAGGACCAGACGCAGATCCTAAACAACTTCTGGTCAGAGGTTTGGATGCAGTTGACCGCACTGACCTGGCATGGAAAGTTGCGACAAATGAATTGTTTG ACTCAAAGAATCGTACAGATATCCGGACGGATTTCGACCTGAAGGCATGCCAAGCGGAACTGGTAGACTATTACTTGAACAACCTCTGCAAGGTTCGCATGCATCCATTAATCCCGTCGTTGGTTCGAGACTTGGGAAGTATATACACAGATTTGCAATTGGTCAGAAGAACACACCCGTGTATGTACGAACAGTCTGGAAGTAGGCCTACAGACTGCTCTTCACTTGAGGGCGAAACAAACACGAAGGAGACCCATCTAAGTCATCAGAGTTTAGTCTCACTCGATTGCCGTGGGAGGTACAGAGTTCTTCTGACAGGTAAAACCGGATCAGGCAAATCAACCCTTCTGAAAAAGATAACGCACGACTGGAGTAGCTTGACAGCACTTGATGTCGACCCTTCACTGAACTCAGAAGAGGGAAGCCGTGTATCTGATTCCGCTCTCAAACAAGGTTCACCGTTGTCGAAGTTCATGCTTCTGTTCACACTTCAGCTGAATCAGATGAGTGAGAATCCTAACCTAGTCGACGCAATCTTCGACCAGATTCTATCGCGTGACACCAAGGTTTCGAAACCTGATTTGAAAAACTACATCGAGAATCACCAGAATAAAGTGCTCTTTCTATTAGATGGTTTCGAAGAGCTTCCACCCAATGTTCTGGGTAAGACCAAAGCTACCGACAACTTGAAAGATGTACTTCTGTGTCGGGCACTGCGACATTCTTGCATTATCGTAACAAGCCAACATCACGTCGCAAACCAGTTCTTTAAAATATACCCCCTCTTCGCAAGAGTTGAAACAACCGGTCTTGGATTACGGGGGAGGGAAGAGTACATCAACAAGTACTTTAAGAACAGTCAGACCGGTGCGAAGCTTATCTCTGCAATACGTTCTTCTGTAACTCTTTCGGGTTTAAGTGAAATCCCACTCCTGCTACAGATGATTTGCCTGGTCTGGGCAGACAGGAATTCACTGCCTGAGAGATTAACGGAGCTGTATGACAACGCAGTGAAAATCCTCCTCATGCACCACGAGGGTAAGAAGGAGGACTCTCTGCCCAGTAGGAGTAAACTACCTGATGGACTACTGAATAGATTGGGACGTGTAGCTTTAGAAGGACTACTTGGCAAGGACGGAGAAAGACTTGTCTTTCCCGTTGAAGACTTTCAGCAAGGAGATGCAGCCAGAGGATGTGAGATTGGCCTGCTGGTGCCAGAAGATGCACATAGGGGATTGGATGTTCAGTCCACAGTAGCCTTCTTACATTGCACCTTTCAAGAGCTGTGTGCTGCTTCGTACTTGGCAGATCTTTTCAAAACAGACAAAAAACGTTTTATCAGATACGTTTCCAAGCTCACCGAATTTTCGATGATCAACCTGGAGTATCTTCTTCGTTTTTGTTGTGGCAAGAGCAAGAAAGCTGCACGGTGGATACTCTCACGCGCGAAGAAGCTCCAAAAGCAGTGTGTCGTCTCGTACAAAGCAGATGAACTTCAGCGTCTGAGATTGATGTTTTACTTAGAGGCAAGGTCTAAGACATTGATAAGCCTCCTTTCAGACATTGTTTCATTTCCCAGCTTGGGAGGTGAACACCTCATTGCAGCTCACTATTTTGTCCAATGTAAGCGATCCCTTCCGAAAGTTACAAGCCTAAGTGTCGTGTGCACATCACCGGCAGAGTCTAGACTCGTAATGAACATTGTACACCATACACCGAAATTGGAGCACCTGTTGATGTGGCTCAATGGAGCAATGGACTCGGGTGAAGATGAAGGTTCGTTTCCAATACTGGCAAATCTAAAGAGTATGTCATTCCGACCCCTTGCATCGTCTCTTCCCTGTCAATGCTCATTGGTACCCAACTTCATCTCTCACCAGATCAACCTGTCCACAATATTTTTATCAGACATTGATATGCACGGCAAGGTAAATGTCTTCCAAACACATAGCAGTATCCTCCAGTGTCTGCGCTTGATAAACTGTTACCTGGTGTTCGAGGACATCAAGACTCTGTGCCGTGTCCTCTCTGATGCAAAGGACCTCCTTGTCCTAGATCTGAGTGGTAACAATTTGAGCGGGACCCTTGATTTCTTTATTCCGATTGTGCCACGCTTGAAGGAGCTCGCCATGGCCAAGTGCGGTCTTCGGGACGTGGACAACGAATCACTAGTTCGTGTACTTTCAGTACCACACAATCTCCCATACTTAAAACTGAGTCAGAACACTATGCATGGATTGCTAGACACTGTGACTTCAAATGCTCCTGGCGTGCAGGTACTTCAACTATAG